CCCAGAAAGAAAGGGCCGAAAAGGTACGCAACAAACATCCCCCACCTGACGGGATTCAGACCGTACAAGCTAAAAAATCTCCTGGGATTCCAAACCCTGGCAGCGAAGGCGAGAATGGCACCCAATACAATTCCTATAACAACTTCTGCCATATCTATTCCGTTGCCGCTCCAGGCCAAAAGCAAATAAACAAGCACTGAGAACACGAAAATGACCATACATTTCACCCCCTTAACTAAAAAGTTGAATGTTTGTTTTTATCTTAAAAACACGCTATAAGCCAAGACTGCCGCCAGCACCCCAGAATTCTCTGCTATTCTATTTTGACTTTATCCTTTACCCTAACCCTGCCTCCAGAAACTACCTTTAAGAAATATCCCACATCAGGCAGCAAACACCACCCCATATAACTATAAGTATGGGGCTCATCAGGCCTTTTGCCACGCTCTACCACTTCTAATATCACGTTTTCGCCTAACCTCAGCTTGGAACCTATCTTTATTAAGGAGGGGCAATCCAATTTGATTCGCAGGTTCTCAGCCAAAGAACCTGGAGGGAATTTTATTTTGGCCCTGTCCTCTGCCACTGCAACATCTGATGACAACAAAAGGCTGACTTCTCTGCCTTTTGTTCCCAAGTGACAATCTCCTTCTATCCCACCTGGCAAGAACAAAGCTTCACTTACAGGCTCCTTTGGTTTATCCTTAAAGGCACCTATACATATAGCTTCGACGATTCCCAAAATTACGCCCCCCTACCCCGAGGATACATTATACAACACATGGGAAGGTTGCGTCTCATTTTTTTGCCTCCGTCCCACAAAATTTTAGTTCGAAGGTATTTTTTCGAAATTTTACGTGGGTCAAGTCCAAATTTGTGTGTAAATTCCCTCTGGCAGATAAGATCACCCCGTTTTAAGCTACATTTACCTGGGTATCGGCATTATTCACCTCCTTCTGCTGTTTTTCTGTGTTAGCCTTCCACTCCCAATACTCTGCCATATCAAAGTAGCGCTTTCCTGTGGTCCACACCTCGTCGATCTCTACAAGCACTGCTCCGATCAGTCTCACAGCCGACTCCTCGTTAGGGAAGATTCGGATCACCCGCTCCCGCCGGCGGATCTCCTGGTTGAGCCGCTCGACTCCATTGGTGGTGCGCAGCCGCTTCCGGTAGCGCCCTGGTAGTGCCATCACCGCCATTGCGTCCTCGAAACCAGCTTCAAGTCGCTCTACCGCCTTTGGCGCCCGGGCGCCAAAGGCCTCTATCGTTTCGTTCAGCAACCGCCTGGCCGTCTCCATATCCGGCGCGTCGAAGATCAACCGCAGTCGCCCGTGCAGGTCGCCCTGGAGGCTCTTAGGACAGGCGTCCAGGATGTTCCGGATAAAGTGGGTCTGGCACCGCTGCCATGTCGCTCCTTGGAAGTGGGTTTCTATCGCATTGATCAAGCCCTTGTGATCATCCGAAACAACCAAGTCCACTCCCTTGAGACCGCGCTCCTTGAGCCGGCCGAAGAACTCCGACCAAGCAGCCTCTGATTCGCTATCCCCGAGCATAAGCCCTAAAATCTCCCGGTATCCCTCCCGGTTGATCCCTGTAGCGAGAAGTACGCTTGAAAGCCGTACCCGGCCGCCTTTACGCACCCGGATGACAATGGCATCTACCAGGAGAAATGGGTATTCCTGGCTGCTCAAATCTCGCTCGTTCCACTCCTTTACGATGTCGTCCAGTCTTTTGCACAGGCTGGATACGGTGGATTTGGAGAACTCCGTGCCGCATAGTTCATCAACAACCGCCCTTACCTTCCTGGTGGATACGCCGTTCACGACCATCTCGACCATGGCCAGCAAGAGCGCCTGCTCGCTCCGCTGGTACCGCTCGAAAAGCTCCGTGGAGAAGTGCCCGCTCCGGAGACGGGGAACCATAAGCGTAAGTTCTCCTACGCGAGACTTGAGCAGCTTATCCCGATACCCGTTGCGGTACCCCTGCCGCTCTTCGGTACGTTCGTATGGCTTGGCCCTGAGTTGTTCGGTAGCCTGAGCATCGAGTATCTGATTCACGATGTTCTCCACCAACCGAGCCAATCCATCATCCCGAATAAATAATCCTTGCAAGAGATCACAGTCTACGGTAACCTGGTAGTGAGCCATCTTTTCTCCCTCCTGATGATTAAGATTAAGCTACTTCTTATCTACCAGAGGGAGGGGTGGCTCTCCTGCTTCAAGCCATCAATTTTACACCATCATAATGGACACTACTTTTTACGTGATATTAGGAAATATTTTAAACCTACTCGAAAGGTGAAGCTACATGAAAAAAAAGATAATTATCTCTCTAGCGTTGATACCTTTTATCCTTATTGGGTTTAGATTCATAAGCACATATCAAAGTCCTAAAACCCCAGACATATTTACGCTGCTTTCCCAGTGGAACATAGCTCCCCTTAAAAATATCAATGAAGTGATCTGGAGAGGTACAAAGGTGAACTTAGGTAATGATGGAATATCGCTCCATGGGGCAGAAGGAGAAAATTTGCCTATGGGAATCAAGAAGATAATTGTAAGGCCCTTGGGAACCCCTTATATACAATCCATCGAAGTCATCTTCGAAGGAATCACGAAGGAAAGAATAGAAGCAATTTTGAGAAACATGAGGGATAGCTCGCACCGCTTTCAAGAGGTATTGTCCCAAGATGGACTTTGGATATTCCTTGATATCGCCTTTGAAGAACAGGAATTGATTTACTATGTTTTATCTAAACAGAACGGAACCCTCTCTTTAGCGATTTTTACAGAAACGGCAAACAATCACTTCAAAAAAGAACAAGGGGTGGCTCATTAGGGCCACCCCTAAAACTTTCAGAGACTTGCACTATTCAGTTCTTTCTTCTGAAAAAATCCCAAGCAATTGCCGACAGGAGAGCACTGCCCAACGGGAGCACGTCATCATCCACGTCATATTCAGGATGATGCTGAGGATTAACCGTACCTTTCGCCTCATTATAAGTTCCCAAGAACATAAAGGTTCCTGGGATCCTTTCCAGGTAAAGGCCCATGTCTTCTGCCCCCATCGTAGGCACCACTTCTCTAACGTTCTCATCTCCAAGAAGGGCCCTAGCGACTTCAGCGGCCCTCTCCGTGAA
The DNA window shown above is from Thermovirga lienii DSM 17291 and carries:
- a CDS encoding transposase mutator type (PFAM: Transposase, Mutator family~COGs: COG3328 Transposase and inactivated derivatives~InterPro IPR001207~KEGG: gwc:GWCH70_1766 transposase mutator type~PFAM: transposase mutator type~SPTR: Transposase mutator type), with protein sequence MAHYQVTVDCDLLQGLFIRDDGLARLVENIVNQILDAQATEQLRAKPYERTEERQGYRNGYRDKLLKSRVGELTLMVPRLRSGHFSTELFERYQRSEQALLLAMVEMVVNGVSTRKVRAVVDELCGTEFSKSTVSSLCKRLDDIVKEWNERDLSSQEYPFLLVDAIVIRVRKGGRVRLSSVLLATGINREGYREILGLMLGDSESEAAWSEFFGRLKERGLKGVDLVVSDDHKGLINAIETHFQGATWQRCQTHFIRNILDACPKSLQGDLHGRLRLIFDAPDMETARRLLNETIEAFGARAPKAVERLEAGFEDAMAVMALPGRYRKRLRTTNGVERLNQEIRRRERVIRIFPNEESAVRLIGAVLVEIDEVWTTGKRYFDMAEYWEWKANTEKQQKEVNNADTQVNVA
- a CDS encoding MOSC domain containing protein (InterPro IPR005302~KEGG: aco:Amico_0030 MOSC domain containing protein~SPTR: MOSC domain protein), whose amino-acid sequence is MGIVEAICIGAFKDKPKEPVSEALFLPGGIEGDCHLGTKGREVSLLLSSDVAVAEDRAKIKFPPGSLAENLRIKLDCPSLIKIGSKLRLGENVILEVVERGKRPDEPHTYSYMGWCLLPDVGYFLKVVSGGRVRVKDKVKIE
- a CDS encoding hypothetical protein (KEGG: mdo:100023263 hypothetical protein LOC100023263~SPTR: Multi-sensor signal transduction histidine kinase); amino-acid sequence: MKKKIIISLALIPFILIGFRFISTYQSPKTPDIFTLLSQWNIAPLKNINEVIWRGTKVNLGNDGISLHGAEGENLPMGIKKIIVRPLGTPYIQSIEVIFEGITKERIEAILRNMRDSSHRFQEVLSQDGLWIFLDIAFEEQELIYYVLSKQNGTLSLAIFTETANNHFKKEQGVAH